A window of Gossypium raimondii isolate GPD5lz chromosome 7, ASM2569854v1, whole genome shotgun sequence genomic DNA:
ctatttttgtccacacggacagagacacgggcgtgtgtctcagccgtgtgtggcacacagcCATGCGCACGAGCGTGTGgtttggtcgtgtgtcccctgcacctaatttttgaaaaaaatagattgtccacacggcctagcacacggccgtgtgactcaagtcaaagagttacatgaGTATGGACACGAGCTaggacacgatcgtgtgcctcacatcgaatgccctcacggcctaagacacgggcatgtcatttgccgtgtgaaccacacgacctggccacacgggcgtgtgtcccctgtacctaggaaaatttttgaaattttacgaAAACCTCTCtaagtttccaatttagtctcgatttgtttctaacacaTAAATTGGGTTTCGAGGGTCcatttaagagaaaatttgATTGAGTATGATTGGTTTCAGATATAAATAGTAAATGCCATGAATTAACTGTATTTGTTTcgtaaacttcggtaatgctccgtaaccctattccaacAACGGATAtgagttagaggtgttacaaggAAAGTTAATTCGGATGTGAGTTGAGGACTTTGCTTGAAGACAAACAAATGCTTaggtgtggggatatttgataagtgtcaaaagtaacatattttagcctcattcttaatgcaatTTTGGGTGATCATGTGTGATTGTGAATTATATACTCCTAAtcttttatattcatattttgatTCTTAATAGAGCACTTGGGAGCAATAGGAGTGAAAAACAGGTGGAAATCAAAACACTGGAGCATTCCGAAAGTTGCATATGGGCAACAGAGTTTCACACGGGCCAACCATATAGCCGTGTGAGTTATATGAACGTGTGTCTAGAGTGTGTGGATTTCGGGAACCGTGTACGCTAACAGTGAGAAGTtctaatttttaggtttttggcACTTTAAGAAGAcataaataaggaaataaagagGGGAGACAATATTCGTTATAGAATAGcacaaaaaaaacccaaaagaaCACCATTAAAGTTGATTTAAAATCAATTCTCCATCAAGATTCAAGAATCCAAGCTGATTTCCAAGGGCGTTACCGtgggtttcttttattttggtagttatattgtatttttggtttttttcttaCAATTAGGAATTAATTCTCTTAATACTTAGGGGAGATGAGCCCTAGGATGGATTCTATTGTTTGATTtctagttttatataaaatcttagttatttattttcaattatgaatGCTTAATTCTTCTTGGGTTGATAATTCTAGagtattaatccatgtttgatgtgcataagttagaggttgaatagaCCCTTCTTGTTATTAGGTATTGTATAATTAAATGGAGTTACAAGCAATTCTAGAAATAgaacgacataaatctaccagattagagacaaatctaataggggatcTATAAAGCGAATTAATGCGATAATATGGATTTTAAgcagaaagaaaatttaattaatcaacctaaaattagttgctcttatgctcaaaagagatattagaataaattagggatttctacggatcaaagaaactaagaaaataaattgcataaattagaTTGAGAATaatagatgaagtctaggtggattcttacCTATGTATTATTTTGTCACTTGGTTGATATTTCattgttttgtgttttatttctttgacgcgttcattagttaattttagttttaatcaatttttgaattattaggTTAAATAATAGGAAGACGATAATTACTAGTAATTGTAGTCCTCAAGGGAACAATATCTATGCTCATcataactatactattatttgataggtgcacttgccttagtcgatttaatagttagtttagtggacATCATTAACATTTTACCTTATCAAACATGTGCAAGTAGAAGTCTTCTTAGAACTTTCACAAATAATTGCAACTTTTTAGTCCATGCTTGTGATAAGGAAcaaaatctaatttttcaatatgTTAAAATCCAACATCAGTATGAGAAAGGAGGGAGGAGTTTCTGGATACACAACACAGGTCCGATCGGTTGCTTGCGGATTAAAATTTTCTACATTCTTAATCTCGAACTTTGTTATGTTGATCAGTACGGTTGTGtcaagaaacaaaatgaaatggCTATGAATTCAATAGACAGCTCAAGACAGAGTAATCATGtaacaacttatttttagtggtaCAGGAAACGGTGGTTTCGGAACCCCGTCCTCTAATGATcgagtctataaatattaatatttaatagtcATTGGTTCAATACAGTGTTATATGGAATTTTAGttcaaaaaatttgattgattagAGAATTGATCATTGAAATCATAAAGGTAGTAAAAGTTGACCATTATGGATTTCTTTTTGCTAATGATAATATGTTAATCGATTAgagactaaaatgataatttagctATTTTTATAGATAGTGTCCTGTCAAGTGTTGACATTACctataaaaatgttaatttaattaataattagattagaTATATATGTACCGTAACATAATGGATAGAGGgaagaaaattcatttttatttctttcatccTCTCCATCATCGTCTTTCTTCTTTGTTCAGCTAGAAAAACTATGTCAAGTTTTGTTCTCTTGCATGGTAAGCTAATTCGAGCCGATTTTgcttggatttaattttttgaaattgttgtgtTCAATTTAGCTAACAATGATGTTTGCTTCTACTGTTAAAGATTTCATGAGATTACCATTGTTGAATGCTTAAAATTGTGATGTTAAATGATTAGATTAGAAGAAAGGTTATGAAAAAGGATCACttggtaaaatgaaaatttgttagttttgtaTATCAAGACTAAAGTATAGACATTTCGAAACCTGTTTAAGAtgtctataattttttttataaaaagggctcgactatttaatttgttacgTTTAAGGGAATCTAGAGTGATAGAATTGAACTACTTATATGTTTAATAAGTTGAAGAATGATAATGGttgataaaaatgaattaaattatgttatagatcaagatttgaatccATGAGAGAAGATAACATAAAAGGAAAAGTTGTTGAGTAGATTCTATCATGATGTGTTATCATTCcgctaggtaagttcatacaatataaacattgtttaactttattttcttttgttctttaattgtataattgaaaatttggtaaGTCGAATTTGGTTTGTTAAGTATATAGAGAGGAGATACTGAATTATCATACAAAGGAATAAGAATGAGATTACAAAATGAAAGCGTCCcgatgaacttagtaaaagactCATACACATGGTTACATGTTATTTCCTGACATTCCGAGATCTAATACTTGTTGTGGACTCGAAGATACATGTGGCACAATTTAGCCTGGATTGGTAATATGATTTCGTTTTAAAAGTTTAACCTAGActggtaaccttacatgtatatatagcTCTGGTCAGGCTTTCATTATGTTGATAAAGGTTTAGCCTGAACTGAGTAACCCGACACCTCTGTACATGATTAGCTTGGACGAGTCTCTGATGTCAAACGTACTATTGCTTTGAGTTCTTTTACAATATTCATCGGGTAAATATAAAACATGCGAGATgcgaaatttttgaattaaggaATGAATGGTAATATAAGACTTGACTATTAAAATTGGAGTCCGCAACAGTGAAAGGTATGACAATGAATCAGATATGAAGAGTATTAACACATCATGTTGCGTACTAAATATGTTGTATGTGATAAAGTATACGCACTTACCTTGTTGACAAATTGTGTTGGTTGATAGGTAAACTATGTTTGCATATATAATTATCACATAATTATTGTGTGAGGTAAGTtagttattgaatttttatgagcttactaagtattctTAATACTTACGCCTAAGTtgtttttatcttgtagatttTGAACTTTCAGAGCGAGTCGATTGGATCAGCAAAGAGTTTACATTAACCGCCCAAGTTGTAGTAGACTCTTGATTTTGTTTGATTCAAACTAAGTGACATGTATATAAACGTTTGATTATTTGTAAagaaatatgttaaattttgaagGTGATTACTTTGGGCTCTCATGAtgtatgtaaataaaatgaactCAGATTATGTTCCGCATTATAAGTTTTGTGGGACCTATCGCAATGTGGGTATCCGCGAACCAGTGTGCTATTTAGGTATCTGCAGTAAATTACTAAATGAAATGTTTgccttaattttcataataagtGTGTCCATTGGAAAATCCGCACTTTCTCCATCTGCAATTCAATACACAATTGGACAAGCCACAGGATCAGTCAATCACTTATTAGTTCCTGGCATGGTCCGCCATGTATGTATGAAATAGAGTATGTTATGTGAGCCTCGTGTGATAACATTCTGTAGCTTAGATCCGACGATCAGATCAGGCCAGGAGTGTTACAAATCTAGTTAAGAATTGAGTTCCCGGAAGCTTCGATTACTCTTGTAGACATCTATACCGCTAAGATGTAATGATTGGCAATGCTAAGAATCTAGGTAATCCATCTTGGTGGACCCTTTAATCTCCATGCTATGCAAGGGtatctttatttataagtttatgcTTATTTTTTACAGGAATGGCGGATCCATTAAAGCCCTGCTGCGGATATCACGCGAACTACGATCACGTATGGTGCGGGATCAAAGCAATCATCAACAAAACCGAAGTATTTGGAGCTTCGTGCAAAAACCCGTCTATGTTTGTAAGCTGGGATGGAGTTCATTACACTGACGCTGCAAATTAATATGTTGCAGATCGTACACTCAACGGCTCATTATCAGACCCTGCAATTCCTATTACTCTAGCATGTCATAAGCAGTAAGTAAAAGAATCTTTTGATCTCAAATGTATTGAGATCTCCATTTTGATGTATGGAAAGATCTGTCACGTGCAAATTGATCTCAAATGTCACATTAAAAAGACTTTAATGAGAAGTTTTAATAATGTTGGGGAgcaatataaattattgaagCTTACGTGGAATGTCATCATTTGCAAATGAGTACCTTCATTTTTCATATAACTTCACCGATAGACAATTTctttggtaaaattatcatGAATCAAATTGCATTTCACCCCATTTACtcaaaaataggtaaattaaccTTTGTATgctaaataaaaaagtaaactgattttttttttaaaaagttcatttattttactgttaaaattagCATGAGTAATGAAATTATCAAACAATTGCACATGGCGTACCATGTGAACTTCATACGtataaagatcaatttttaacaaaaaaacaatttacttcttaatctaatgtacatgaattgatttttttatttttttgaataaaaaaagtaaaatgcaatttaactcTCAATACAAGAGTCTCCATGGTACTTTCATCTAATTTCTTTCTACATATTTTTTGGTTATATGTCCGACACGAGCATCTTCAAGTGGAATCGAGTGCAATGGCTACCCTAACATACTAACGAAGAAACATACAGAGCTTTAAGTAACAAAAATAGATATCAGATTGTCAATCTTTCATTGCTAAGCCAATACATGATAATCAGGGTTCAGATTCACATGTTTTAAACgccaaattctaatttaatataCACATTTTTATACACAAATCTCATTGCCTATGCCCATCTGGCAATGGAACCACCTTGTGAAACGGTACCGTCCTTTGCGGCAAAGCTCCGTCTTCTTCATCGTCATCGAATTCCAATAGATACCTACAAACGATTGGAAAAGGTATCATGCATTTCAGTAACAGACAACAGGTAAAACAATTCCGGgttcttttaaataaaaggcCATGGAAAATGTTACTTACTCATCAGATTTCCTCTGGAAAGAAATCGTATGGTGGAGAGTACCCCCGCGAATATGCACAAAGAAGATAGTTAGTCAGTTTATAAAGGAGAAGAAATGATCAAAACGTGTATATTATGTACTGAATGATGACGGTGGCGACCAGAATAGTCACCTTTCGAGGTGTACTAATGACAGTTGCTTTATAGAGTGCAGTTGTTCCCGGATAAACAGCCAAAACATTTCTCCCTGCAGGGAATTCTTGAGTACCAGAAGGATCATGTCGTTTCGGGAATGGTATGATGCAAGATGCAGGCAGCTTGTATTTCCTGAAATCGCAATAACCGGAAAAAAGAATGACATCTTCAAGATCAACTAATTTCAGCTATgcaaataattgaaaaataaaagctacCAATGAACATTGATTCTTAAGACTGACTGCATAAAAGAAATTGAGCCATCGATATAGGTATTCTTGTAATTACAGTTAAACCACGATAGAGTCCTCCGGACCGGTCAATATAAGCATGATAAAGAACAAAGTATAAAAAGCTTACTTTTGGACACCGCCCTCTTCATCATCACCTGGTTCCTCATCAAGTACTTCGAATCTGGATATGGAGATTCAGTTTAAAAACAAGAATAAAGAAGACCCTGGATGGGATTTTCGTACGAGCCAAAACGAAACATCCAATATGAACCGTACTTACTCTTTTGTTTTCTCATCAAAATTGATCACTTTTACGACAAACCACTCATCCTTCTCGGCATCTGAGGTGACTCTCGCAGCTACCTGAGTACAAAAGCAAAGGTAAATTGGGTCtacaaaaaatatcaaagatTGTGATAGAGCTACACAGAAAACTATGCTCTACAAGCTTACCTGTTCGTCTTTGAGACTAAGACAAGCCTCAATATGACTCCGCATAGAAGGAGAAAGGCGAGAGATATCTGAATCAGATTTCATTCTTCTCCTTTTCTGGTCACTACCATCTGCAATATTTGATGTCAGTAACATAAACAGGAAGTTCAGATACCCTCATTCTAGTATGTGAAATCTAGAGATGAAATTGACTTTGTTTTACGCATGtcatatattcaattttctaGCTttgaaagaagagaaagatgattGACACTTGATTGCTTCAACTAACTGCCGAgtctttatttgattttaaccATCATGATATAATTCTGTACACTCATATCAACTTGAGAACTCTTTAGTAATCAGCCAAGCAAGTCCGTGTTTCACTAAACAAGGTTTCACGGAGAAAATCAAACTGCAGAAAATTAGTCTTATCTTAacatactctttttttttctggtaACATCGTAACATACTCTTTGATTACAACATAACTAAAATGAGCATTAGTGGTGGATAACACGCACCCATTTTTCTTCGCTGTTGTCCTGGTGCTCCGGATGGCAGGAAAGTGTCAAGTTTACTTACTAAGGAATTGGAAATCCTGTATCGAAGACAAAACATCAGGAATTCAAGAACAAGAGAATACAGTAATGAGAATCAAACCAGAAAGTTCATCACTAAATACAAAGAAGATGGTAGAAGACTTTATTAGAGATAACGGACATACACTACTTCTCGCTCTGAAAGATCTTTAGCTTGAATATACAAACTTTTTAGCCTTGACAATGAAGAATCACCGGGTTTCTCAACTACCTCAGGAGCTGCATTGATATACCGAAGTTCAAAATTTAGCACACACTCTCAGTAATATATATTCCCCGAAATTCAAAATAATGCATCCAATAGTTCCCCAATATAGCTTTTAAATCGTAATGGCTATGATCTCAAAGCTCCATCTACAATACTTCTAAAATACTCCAAGAAACTACAGATCAAATTTAAACCTTATTGAGTTGACaacaatatttttcatttacagTCCTTTTCCGATTTCATACAATTAGTTGTTATCTTGTAGAATATTCCGATTTCTGACCTCTTTCATGCAAACATTCTCTATTAAAGCAATCAAAACATTATGGGAAAATTGATATCAGGAGCAAGTTTATGATATGATAATATCAAAAGCTTACCTGAAGCAACTAAACGGATATTCCGAGGCTCACCGGTTATAAGGTAATATTATACATGAAGCATTGAACATtattctatataaaaaaaagtgaaaccACTACAAGCTGAAAACCACAAAATTTCCTTCTCCATGAAAATGAAGCTCCATAAGCAACTAATCCAGCTAAATCGCGTGTTTTTCGATCAAAAAGGCGAAATCTTTACACCGAAATTACATCAAAACTTGCTACCTTTAAAGTTTAAACCACAATTTAGATTCGAACATATAAGTATAGCTAAGTTTTAAACCAAGTCACACCAGTTAAACTACAAATAGAAACTATTCCTCTCCtatttgatcaaattttaacCTCTTTTAAAACCAAACCCACCTAAAAAGAAACATAACTAAAAAAACCCcaaagaaccaaaaaaaaaaaaaaaaccttaaaaccaTTGAATAACATCGTATTTTGATAATATAGAACAAACCCATTAATCTAAAGAACAATATAAATAAACCCAGATCATAAAATTTGAagctaaaggacaaaaaaatttaaaaagaagttGAGAAAATTTACTGGCTTGAAGCTTTTTATGAAGCTTATTGATTTCAACAAGCACCTCTTCTTGATCTTTCCTTAATCGATCGAGTTCCCTTGAGTTGTCCATGATTGAAGCAATGTCCGGCGACGACATCGTTTAACGTTTCTTATCTCCGTCGTCGGAGATACAATGTTTGTTTTTACCAGATTATTTTCCagctagattttttttttcacttcatTCAATCGTTAGTTTGATCAAaagttttttactttttttttattattttcaaataaaaattaatactattataaaaaaattaaaaataaataaataaagtttggggaaccttttaaaaattgttttaatattgaaatatataattaaaatttaaaagagagggaaagaaaatgaagaaaaagaaaaggaaaatcgGTGGataagttttgatttttcttttttgttttcactTATGTTTTTAGTTTTGTCTCTCTGTTATTAACACGTGGAAGAATTACAAGtcaatttacatttattttccttttcgcCAATATTTTTATTGCCACGCGTTAGACTCAAATGCCACTTTTTACATATTTGGTCCTCCGGTGTAAATTAAACTTTGCACTTGGGACCtaaaattaggttaaaatacCTGTGAGATCCCTGTAATATACAGACTAGATtaaattagtccctctattactaaatgaatcaatttagtctttatattattaaaaataatcaaataagttcaaattataatagagttaacatttacattaaaaaatatcttgaagattattttttcaattgcgtttaattttaaacaaattatttcatttacgGAACTATAAAACGTAAATAATAGTAACTATgttaaatagtaaatgatatttttaaataataaatgttaactctattttaatttgattttatttaatttttaatagtataaggactaaaataatCTATTTAATAGTAAAGGGACCGATTTGATAAGTCCCTAATTTGATCacccttaaaattatatttttttgcccaaaatTCAGAATCACTTGGGCCAAGTAACCAAATTATCTCAgctaaataatttgttttaccCTTCTTAATCAATTAACTGAATAACTCGATCGAAATAATTTAGATAAGTCAggttgatttttaattattattgtggCAGTTGTGTGAGCCATCTTTATTTTGTGTTTGTTGTTCTTAGCATTGAGTAAGCTACATATAACTTGCtttatttagttttaacaatcttttgaaataaaatcttTAGATTGTAATCTTTACTGATATTTTGAATGTGTGATAGTCTATTCATTTGAAACAACATAAACATATTTTGATCTGATCAAACAATCAAATTCCCTAAAATAAGGAGATTGGATTGTATCTCTATTATCTACTCAGTATTTTGGACTTTATTAGTATAAAAAAATGTACCAATACAATCCAAAAAATGTACCCTAAGTACCGAAAACTCAGTTTTAATCATGTACCAATACAAGCCTCACTTGTTTCACAATTTTGGATACTAATCTCAAAAGTCTCGGCACTTAGGATTTGAATACCGATATCCACTATGAGTTTTCGGTATGTAGGTATGGGGTACCGATACCTCATGCAAAAAATGTAGAAAAAGAGAGTAGTTCAAGACTTCCAAACATGCTCCTTAACTAAACATACATGACATGCAACCAAAATCATTctgtaacgacccgatagtcagACTCCGTTCCCGTAAAtcagactcataaatatttattaaaaatatttaagaagcTAGTTGtgtattaattaggttttggttaagtaaaattgcataaattaagagtaattaggtataaggactaaattacatatagggtgaaagttgaattataaattaaaaaattaaagagactaaagaagcaattatgctATTGTTCTTTAATGAGGCCGCATAAGGtaagatatttataaatttaatatatatattataataaaataagtttgcTTACTAtttaagtgtatatatattataataataaaaactaatgtataataaaataaaataagtaaatgaattaaaaaaaatagaaagccAAAGCCAAACGAAAacagaaaggaaagaaagaaaaagaaaaaagagaaagaaagacgaaaggtttagggatttttagggttcaaagctcaattgggtagtcaatttagtcctttttcttgtaatttttatgtttttggaatccctgTATTAAGTACTATCCAAcctatgtcaaaattttagaaattattgagtttttaaatactgttaatgttgaataattttagtattagggattaacttgatagattttaagctagaaatggaaaaaggattaaattgtagaataaattaaaattttgagtaatagggactaaattgtgaaaaatttgaaatttagggtttaagttaaaagggagttaaatttagtttaaagtgaaatttgtatgaaaatataagattaattgtgaagaataaaaattagtatcggtttagggactaaattgaaaattaggcaaatattgagtaaaatttgaaatattcaatatgaaattgaattgtgttgtattgacaattttaattgttttaattcataGCTAATGTTGTATTAGAATCTTCAACTaaaagggaaagataaagttGACGTGGAATAGCTCTaattctggtttgtatttctataatctgaacctacttgttaattgttgtattttaaattaatgtataTGGTAGGTGGTTAAGGTGAGTATATGACactttgattattgaattgatttaaagttgattgaattggattgaattgatatatatatatgtgtgtgtgtgtgtgtgtgtgtgtgtgtgtgtgtgtgtgtgtgtgtgtgtgtgtgtgtgtgtgtgtgtgtgtgtgcaaATATGATATTGGATAATTGTTGTATTTGGAAAGTGAATTGGGACCCTATTAATTGTATCGGGCTGAGTTGGATATatatggcatgccataggattggaagagttcaaggatttcttcgacttcgagtcgatgaggtactgggtgccaatttacttcggtttaaccgataagacactgggtgccaaattTATATAGCGCTGGGCGCAATTATTACTTCGGATTATCCAATGAAGCACTGAGTGCCAAactagtgtgttggttggatccgtgtattcgTTCGAGTTCGAgtcttgttaataggggtaattaaataaaacggtactataattgatattggatgatattgtacatgaattgaaaatgggatagtgaattgaaacatgaaaatgagatGCATGAATTGGATATTGTTATTGTTTCAAATGATATgtggatcaaattgtgaaaagctattatatagcaagtgatgcgAATTGAATAagaatatgttataaaatgatgtatttatgttttgagtattgaatggttaatgttattgtataaataaatgtggttttaaatattcaattgtgtctattatattgttttgtctttaaatattcggattatagaaataccgttgagttttactcagcgtacagTTTTGTTTTCCGCGCGCAGCTTAGGTACTTCAATTTTGATcgccgattcagcatccaacaacaatccagaactcaaatgtggtgatgtctatcttttgtgtcggcatgtacctagggtatctaaataatagttattttgtggattaaatgtaaatgaggttataaatttaatattggtttggtatatatatataaacatgtgtttgtttttgaagcttTATTATGCCATGTTAAGTTGATGTTTAAGTGTTCATAAACTAGgcaaaatggattaaattaggtatgtttataatttggatttgaatgatgtttgaTAAT
This region includes:
- the LOC105769190 gene encoding SAGA-associated factor 29 homolog A, with the protein product MSSPDIASIMDNSRELDRLRKDQEEVLVEINKLHKKLQATPEVVEKPGDSSLSRLKSLYIQAKDLSEREVVISNSLVSKLDTFLPSGAPGQQRRKMDGSDQKRRRMKSDSDISRLSPSMRSHIEACLSLKDEQVAARVTSDAEKDEWFVVKVINFDEKTKEFEVLDEEPGDDEEGGVQKKYKLPASCIIPFPKRHDPSGTQEFPAGRNVLAVYPGTTALYKATVISTPRKRKSDEYLLEFDDDEEDGALPQRTVPFHKVVPLPDGHRQ